One genomic region from Candidatus Hydrogenedentota bacterium encodes:
- a CDS encoding efflux RND transporter periplasmic adaptor subunit: protein STIEEHAFRESVYVQGTLVPKNYAMVAPRVDGVLTAMFVEDGEAVEANKTALFQIDKEILTQAYEMSQQDTAVAQYARVDGEAQKEAAQAQFDKMKLDYERFTRLMEDKAITLDAMEQVEAGYKVAQAQLKRATTAVRLYEEQEKKAIAALAIAKRRLDDSLIYSPIDGYVSFRAKKEGEFCGAGTPIVRVADPRVLEVSAFLPSEYYPRVVTNVSKLHVTVGAIDLGEFPVYYKSPEIQDQLRTFEVKCLVESPPEGVAPGAMAQIETVLHSYTAIGVPQEVIQIRDNKSFVFVADAGKARAVEVQPGLSTSGWIDISQSELKAGDQIIVKGYNLVNHGVQIEMIGGE, encoded by the coding sequence ATCCACTATTGAAGAACATGCTTTTAGGGAATCTGTCTATGTACAAGGTACGTTGGTGCCTAAAAATTACGCCATGGTTGCGCCGCGGGTCGATGGTGTTTTAACTGCTATGTTTGTAGAAGATGGCGAAGCGGTGGAAGCGAATAAGACCGCTTTATTCCAAATCGATAAAGAGATTTTGACGCAGGCTTATGAAATGTCGCAGCAGGATACAGCGGTTGCCCAGTATGCCCGTGTTGACGGCGAAGCGCAAAAAGAGGCGGCGCAAGCACAATTCGATAAGATGAAGCTAGACTATGAGCGCTTCACAAGGCTTATGGAAGACAAGGCGATTACCCTTGATGCCATGGAACAAGTGGAGGCAGGCTATAAAGTAGCACAAGCCCAGTTAAAACGCGCCACTACTGCTGTTAGATTATATGAAGAACAAGAGAAAAAAGCGATCGCCGCCCTTGCCATTGCTAAGCGTAGATTAGATGATTCGCTCATCTACAGTCCCATCGACGGTTATGTGAGTTTCCGTGCGAAGAAAGAGGGGGAGTTTTGCGGCGCAGGCACGCCGATCGTGCGTGTCGCTGATCCCCGCGTTCTTGAAGTGTCCGCCTTTTTGCCCAGTGAATATTATCCCCGCGTCGTGACCAACGTCAGTAAGTTGCATGTTACCGTAGGCGCCATTGATTTGGGTGAATTTCCGGTCTACTACAAAAGCCCGGAGATTCAAGATCAATTACGCACCTTTGAAGTGAAATGCTTGGTCGAATCGCCGCCGGAAGGGGTTGCTCCGGGGGCTATGGCGCAAATTGAAACGGTACTGCATAGCTACACCGCCATCGGCGTGCCTCAGGAGGTCATCCAGATCCGCGACAACAAAAGCTTTGTTTTTGTGGCTGATGCCGGCAAAGCGCGGGCGGTGGAAGTGCAGCCGGGCCTGTCTACCTCCGGCTGGATCGACATCTCCCAAAGTGAACTTAAAGCGGGAGACCAAATCATTGTAAAGGGCTACAATTTGGTGAACCATGGTGTACAAATTGAAATGATTGGAGGGGAATAA